The DNA sequence TGGGGCATGCACCGTCGCGCGGGAGACGCGTGGACAAACCCCGTTGAGCGTGCCAGTATAAGTGCGATTGCAATTGTACTTACGTGCACCGGAAGGCTGGCCGATCGTGGTGGAGCAGTACTCGACAGTGGACTACCACACGGGCGGTGAGCCGTTCCGGATCGTGTCATCGCTGCCGGTGAGCATCGAGGGCGTTGGGGTTCCCGCGAAGCGCGTGTACGCGATGCAGTCACCGGGGATTGAGCGCATCCGGCAGATTCTCTGCTTTGAGCCCCGCGGGCATGCTGACATGTATGGCGGTTTCATCGTCGAGCCGAACGATGCCGGCGCGCACTTCGGGGTGTTGTTCTGGCACAAAGACGGGTTCTCTACCGCGTGCGGGCACGGCACGATTGCGCTCGGCGTCTGGGCAATCGAGAGCGGACTCGTCGCCATAGACCCGAGTGAGATTACCGACGTAGTCATCGATGTTCCCTCCGGCCGTGTCACCGCGCGCGTGCACACCGACGGCGAAATCGTTGTCGCCGTCGACTTCATTAACGTCGCGAGCTACCTGCTCGCCGAAGGCGTTCCCGTCTCGACGTCGCTGGGCGAGGTCGTTGTCGATGTGACTTTTGGCGGCGCCATCTACGCTCAACTGGATGCAGCATCCGTCGGGCTCACTGTTACGCCCGAGGATGCGGCAGCCGTGATCGCAATCGGGCGGGAGATCAAGTGGGCTCTCAACGAGTCGGAGTGTGCCGTGCATCCGTCGGACGAGCGCCTGAGCGGCATCTACGGGACCATTGTCTATGAAACGTTGCCACCGCATCCGGGTGGCGCAGTTCATCAGCGCAACGCCACGATCTTCGCGGACGGCGAGCTCGACAGGTCGCCGTGCGGTTCGGGCACCTGCGCGCGCCTTGCAACCCTCACGGCAAATGGCACCCTCGTGAATGGCGCAACGCTAGTGCACGACTCGATCGTGGGATCGCAATTTACGGCGCGAGTGCTCGAGCGCGTTGAGGCGGATGGCCACGATGCGGTGATGCCGCAAGTGACAGGGATGGCGTTCAAGACGGGCGAGCATGTGTTTACCGTCGATGCTCGCGATACGCTCACCCCCGGGTTCGTGCTGCGATGAGCGCCGCGCCACGCTACCTCGACACCGCGGCTCTGTATGCCGCGATTAGCCCGGCCGAAGCAGTCGCCGCGATTCAGGATGCGCTGCTCGCCGGCTTCGACACCCAAGCCGATCACGTGCGGTCGACAGAGAAGCTCACGCAGGGAGACTTCCTGCTGATGCCCTCGGAGGTTGGCCCCTACGCCGGCATCAAGATCATCACGATCAGTCCGGAGAATCCGGGGCGAGGGCTTCCCCGCATCCAGGGGCTCTACGTATTGTTCGATAGCGAAACTTTGACGCCGCAACTGTTGATGGAAGGCGCAGCGCTCTCGAACATCCGCACGCCAGCAGTCTCGTTGGCGGCCACCGAAGGCGCGCTGCTTCGAAGCACGGAACCACTCAACGTTGTGGTTTTTGGGGCGGGCCCGCAGGGAATCGATCATCTTGCAACGCTGAAAGCCGTGGTGGGTTCGCGGCGACACATCTCATCCGTCACCTTCGTCGTGCGCACTCCGCGGCCCATTGGCGTCGCTGAAGCCGCGGTCGTGGCGGCGGGGAGCGCCGATGCCGAAGCCGCCGTTGCCGAGGCGGGGCTCATAATTTGCGCGACGACAGCCCGCACTCCGCTCTTTGACTCCGCGGCCGTTCGAGATGACGCCGTCGTGATCGCCGTTGGCTCGCATGAACCGGATGCTCGGGAACTCGACTCGGCCCTCATGGCGCGAGCGCAAGTGATTGTCGAAGACGTGCCGACTGCGTTGCGGGAAAGTGGCGACGTGATCCTCGCGATTGAGGAGGGGGTGCTTTCGGCCAAACGTCTACTTGCGATCTCTGACGTGATTTGCGGCCGGATCGAACTGGAGGCCGACCGTCCGGTGGTGTTCAAGAGCTCGGGGATGAGTTGGGAAGACCTTGCCGTTGCGTCAGCGATCAGTCGTACGATGACGCGGGCCGATGAGCGCGGTAGCGATAGCGCGGACGCTGTAACCGATCATGGTGGTGTCGCTGCTGGCGACGACAATCGCGGCGGCGATGCTGTTACGGATACTGATGACTGAGCAGACGTCAGCGCCGCGACCGCCGAGGGCGAGCATCCGCCAGTATGTGGCTGACACGCTGCGGGCGGCATTGATCGCGGGGGAGCTGGCGCCAGGTCAGGTCTACTCAGCTCCGGCACTCGCCAAGCAGCTCGACGTTTCGGCAACCCCGGTGCGCGAGGCGATGCTCGACCTTGCCCGCGACGGCATGGTCGATGTTGTGCCGAACACCGGCTTTCGCATCACTCAGGTCACCCCGCGAGACCTCGACCAGATCACCGAAGTGCGGTTGCTGCTCGAAGTGCCGATCATGGGAGAAGTTGCCGCGGCGTCCGGTGCAGAACGGGATACGCAGGTGAACGCGCTGCGACCCATCGTCGACGAGATGGTGGATGCCGCCCGCCGAAAAGACCTCACGAGCTATCTGAGCGCCGACGCCACTTTTCACACACGCTTTCTTGCCCTGCACGGCAACGACATCCTCGTGGCAACAGTGCGGGAGCTGCGCGATCGCACCCGCCTCCACGGGCTCAAAGGGGTTGCGGATGCCGGCCACCTTGTCGAGAACACAAACGAGCACTACGCCATGATCGACGCGGCGCTTGAACACGATCGCGCTGCGATGGAACAGATCATGCGGGATCACATAGGACACGTTCGCACGAACTGGGCGGCCGAAGAGAACTAGGGAGCTTCGAGGCTTCCGGCAGCCGGCGCACGTTATCGGGCAATCGTTTTCCATCGTTTAGAGGGGAGGGTCGTGAGCCGATAGCGGGGGACTGCCCCCCCCCCCCCCCCCCCCCCCCCCCCCCCCCCCCCCCCCCNTGTGGAAACTTACCGCCGTGGTGGACAACACCGTCTACCGTCGAAGACACCCCCCTGAACACTTCGATGCGGAGACCCCCTATGCGCACGTCCCTACTAAAAACCGCGGCCACACTAGTGGCCGCAACAGCACTTCTGGCGGGTGCACTCTCGGGGAGTGCACCCGCCGAAGCATTTCCGGCAAGCAATAAGCAGGCTGTGCTCGATCTGCTGTCGGAGGTGGAAGGCCAGTCGATAGTTTCTGGCCAACACAATAAGGAACCGGCGACAGGGGCATCCGCCTATACGAAGCAGGTTCACGACATCACTGGCGTGTATCCGGGGTTGTGGGGTGGCGATCTTCAATTCCGCAGTGAAGATATCGCTAACCGTCAAGTCATCGTCAATCAGGCAAAAACTGAGTGGGCGAATGGCTCTCTTGTCACGCTGTCGTGGCATGTCTGCCCGCCAACTGGACCCAGCTCGTGCCAGTTTGAGGGCGGAGTTAAGTCAAATATCAGCGACTACCAGTTCTCACAGATCATCACTGAGGGCACGGCGCTCAACGCTGCGTGGAAGCAGCGTCTTGATGAAGCCGTTCCCTATCTCCAGCAGCTCAAAGATGCTGGCGTTCCCATCTTGTTCCGCCCCCTCCACGAAATGAACGAAAGCTGGAACTGGTGGGGTGCACGGCCGGGCAGCGACGGCACCGCACGCCTCTACCAAATCACCCGCGACTATCTAGAGGACACCAAGGGTCTCGATAATCTGCTGTGGGTCTGGAACGTTCAAGATAATCCTGCCGGTGGCTGGGCCAACTACTACCCGGGCGATGACTACGTGGATGTTGTCACCCTGGATGCCTGGTACAAAGGTTTGCCGAGCACCAGCGACTACCAGCAAATCAAATCCATCGCCGGCTCGAAGCCCATCGCGCTGGGCGAACTAGGCAAGATGCCAACCGAGTCCATGCTCAACAGCCAACCTGACTGGACCTACTTCATGCTCTGGTCCGAACAGCTGCTCGGCTCCAATACCGATGCCGAAATTAGGGCCACCTATTCGAACCTGCGCGTGCTCACTCAGGGAGAGTTCTCGCTCGGCACCGGCACCGGCACCGGCACAGATCCCGACCCCGGCACCGGCGGAACGCCGCTTCCGGCCGAATCGCGAGGAGCGATCGTTGGACTCGCCGGAAAGTGTGTGGATGTTGCCGCATCAGGCACAGCCAACGGAACCGCCGTGCAGCTCTACACCTGCGCAACCGGGGTCGCTCAAACGTGGATCGTCGGCACTGATGGAACTATTAGCAACCCCAACTCCGGCAAATGTTTAGACGTCTCGGCGAGCGGCACCGCAAACGGAACCGTCGTGCAACTGTGGGACTGCAACGGAACGGGCGCGCAACAGTGGTCGTACAACTCCAGCACGCGAGAACTCCGCAACCCCAATTCCGACAAGTGTCTCGACGTTACGGGCAACAACTCTGCCAACAGCACTCGACTACAAATTTGGCAGTGCGCAGCAACGGCAAACCAGCAGTGGACGCTGCCTAGCTAGTTGGCGTTGAGGCGGAGACTCCCGAAACCAGTGGTAACCACAGCTCGAACGTGGCACCGCCGCCGGGAGTCTCCTTCAGCGAGACAGCGCCGCCATGCTGGACTGCGATTTCCAGCGTGACGGCCAGACCGAGACCGGCACCGTCATGACTGTGTCGCACCCGCGAAGGATCGGAGCGATAGAAGGGCTGGAAGATTTTGTCTCGCTCCTCTTCGGCAACACCGGGTCCATGATCCACGACACTGATGATGGCCTCGGTGTCGGTAGCGCTCGCGACGACTTCGATAGGAGTGTTCGCGGGTGTATGCCGGCACGCATTCGCGACAAGGTTCAGCAACGCCTGATGCAACTGGGCTGGGTTGCCCACGAGGCGAGCTGAACCCGCAACCCCCAACGCAGTGGCTGCGGCCAGCTCCGCGGCAATCTCACGTTCGGGAAAAGCGACGCGCACATCGTCGACAACATTGAGGGCTACCTCGGCGAGGTCAACCTCGACGCGCACAGCCTCAACAGGTTTGCCATCTCGGGCGAGCTGAATCATCGAACTCACGAGCGTGTTCAGCCGGATGCTCTCATCCCCCACGCGGGACATTGCCCGGTCGAGCGCGCCCGGCGCCGTCAACATCTGCTGGGCGTACAGGTCGCTGTAGCCCTTGAGCGCCGTGAGCGGGGTGCGGAATTCGTGGGCGACATCCGCCAACAGACGCCGCATATCGTTGCGGGCCCGGGTGGCATCGGTGGTCGACTGTTCGCGCTCGGCCAGAGCTTCACGCAACCGATTCACCATGCGATCGAGGTCGGCGGAGAGCTCGGAGATCTCGCGCGAGCCGCCGGCGGCGGTGATGGGAGTGTCGAGTGCCCCATTCGCGATGCGAGTGACGCCTTCGGTCACGGTAGCCAGCGGACGGGTGAGTTGACGGGCTAAGAACCATGCGACTGCCGCTTCGAGCAGAGCAATGATGATCCCGCCGAGCACGAGAGTGCTGCGCAGGCTGGCAATCGCTGCGTTGTACGAATCGAGTGACAGAGCAGTCACATGCACGAGACCGTCAGAATCGGGGGCGAGCAGCACACGGTAGCTCTCGACGTTGATGATTGTTCGCGCCTGGGTGCCCGCAAAAGAACTGGTAGCAGCATCCGAAAACGGGTTCTCGCCACCATCACTGTCGTGCATCACACCGTCGGCGCTGACAGCGAACTGCACCGGGAGAGCGGCGTCGGTCGACTCCAGAGCATCCGCTGGGTCGGCGTCGTTATTGGTGGCGGGTGCTTCATCGACCGGAGGTATCGGCGGGGCCTCTGTGCCATCGGGCGCTGCCGGGGCATCCACACCATCGGGCGTTGTTGCTGGAGGGCGTGCCACGATCAGTTCGGCGCGGGTGAGTTCCGCATCCAGCTCCGCTAAGCGGTGGGAGCGCTCGCTGATATCGACAGCGAACGCGAACGCGAGAAAGCCCACGATGATCGTTGCAAGAATCGGAAGCAGCAACATCCACCGCAGTGGAAGTCGCCTCATCATGATTCCTCGCGGAGAACATATCCGACGCCGCGTCGCGTGTGGATGAGAGGCGAATGGCCGTCATCGAGCTTGCGTCGCAGGTAGCCGATGTAGAGCTCGACCACGTTCTCACTGCCCGTGAAGTCTTCGTTCCAGACCTCGACAAGAATCTGCGCCTTCGACAGAACGACGCCGCGATTGCACATTAGGTAGTGGAGGAGGCGAAACTCGGTGGCCGAGAGGTCGACGGGGTTGCCGGCGCGACGGGCTTGGTGGCCGGCGAGATCAAGGGTAAGCGAGCCAACCTGCAGCATGGTTGTAGCCGTGCTCGGTTTGGTGCGACGCAAAATGGCGGCAACCCGAAACACCAGCTCATCCACGGTGAACGGCTTCGTGAGGTAATCGTCGCCGCCCGTAGCGAAGCCTCGGATGCGATCCTCTGGTTCTGCAAGCGCGGTGAGGAACAAAATGGGTGTTGTCGAGCCCGTGGCTCGTAAACGCCGACAGACTTCGAGGCCGTCAATGCCGGGCAGCATGACATCGAGGACGATGAGGTCGGCTGGCTTAGCGAGAGCTGCTGTGAGAGCATCATGCCCGTCGGCAACATGAGCTACCGAGTAGTTCTGAAACTCCATAGCCGTGACAATGACATCGCTGATTGCCGCGCTGTCCTCGGCTACGAGAATGCGATGAGAGGGCAAATTCGGGGTGAGCTCCACCGCCCGAATCTAGCAAGAAAAACTGTGGCCGTGCTGTGGCCATTTCCACAGTGTCACCACAGGTAGACAACCGAGTCTGTGATCATGAACACAACTGTACGGCGCGACATCCGCCTCAAACGTCCCCCGCTGTTCGCGGGCGTGCTCGTCTTGTCAGCCCTCGCGCTGGCTGCGTGCGCTTCAGCTGACACCACCACCTCGACTGACGACGCGACCACTGCCGTTACGGCGGGCCTCGATCTTGACCTATTCGTCGATGGTGCGATCGTCGACGAAGCCACCACCGTGGACTGCACCCTCACCGGTGGCACCGAAACCACCTGCTACGAGATCACAATCTCGGGCGACCCCACCGACCACGACATTGGGCCCTTCTGCCCCGACACGACATCGACATCAGCGGATGACGCGGGCATTTGGTTCGACGGCGACGAGGTATACGACCTCGACGGTGAGTTCATCGCCAACCTCGCCGAAACCTACGGGGATGACGGCTGGCACATGTATGACGAAGACGGCAACGTCTACGTCACCGACACGATCGAAGCCTTCGAGGCTGCCGCTCGCCCCGACGTCGACCCGGCCTACCAGAATTACTGCATCGAGGGCAGCTTCGACTTCCTCGAAAACGGTGAGGCTATTCAAACAACAGTCTTGATTCCGACCACGCCAGTACTCGCTGACGAGTCGTACACAACTCAGGGCAACCTGGGTGTCACTCTCGACGGCGTCATCATTGCGGCATCCGCTCCGGTCGACGCCATTCTTGGTGCGTACACGATCGCAGCTTTCGATGACTGTGGTGCACACTTCAACCCCTTCGAGGGCTACCACATGCACGGTGCGACTGGCTGCTCCGAGGTTGGTGACGCCGCAGACGGTGAAACCGCCATCTTCGGTTACGCGATGGACGGCTTTGCCGTGCACAGCGCCTACACCGACGACGAACTCGCCGATGTCGAACTCGACGAGTGCAACGGACACACCACCGACGAACTCGGTTACCACTACCACGCCAATTCTGCGGCAGACAATATGGTAATCGAGTGCTTCATGGGCCAGACCGTTGCCGGTGACGAAGAAGGCGCTGGCGGTCCGCCCGCCGGGGGCGCTCCAGACGGTGGTGCTCCGCCCGAGGATGCTCCTGACGGCGCCAACGGATAACCCGAGCCGCGCCAGCAACTGAATTGTTTCTAAAGAAGCCCTCTGGAGAATCGCTATGAAAACATCCATCCCCCGAGTGGTGGTGCCGTTGGCCTGTCTCGCGCTACTGCTGAGCGCGTGCGCGGCAGTCGACGACACGACCGAGAGCAGCACTGACTCAACGTCGTCAACGGCAGCCACAGAGATGGCCGGCCTGTTCGCCGACGAAGCGTTGACGTCAGACGCGATCACCGTTGACTGCACGCTCTCCAACGGCAGCGAGTCAACGTGCTACCAATTCGAGGTCGCGAGTCTCTCATCAGCGGTCGATACTGAGGGTCCGTTCTGCCCCGAAACCACCACAGATGAGGGTGGAATTTGGGTCTGGGATGGGGACGAACCTGGTCTCTACGCGCTCGATGAAGACTTCTGGGCCCTCATGGAGTCGCAAGGCTTCGAGTTCGCTGACGCGGATGGCGACATCACGATCGTGGACCCTGCTGGCGGAACTCCGTCGTCATCGACGACAGAGAATTCCTGCCTGCAGGCCACGCCGGATGATAGCTATCACCTGCAAGTGCTGATCCCCACGACGCCCGAGCTTCTTGACGAAGTAACGGACCTCTCGGTGATCTCGCAGATCGGTCTCGCCTTTGACGGTGTAACTATCTTCGGCGACGCTCCCTCGGTGCTCGACACTGGCGGACTCCCGGCGCTTGATGCCTGTGGTGGACACATCGACCCCTCGGGTTACTACCACTGGCATTTTGGTGCCGAGTCGATTCAGTCGATCTTGGATGCCGCGGGTGCGAACGTAACCTGTGCGATCGAGCAAGATAACGAAGCTCCCGTCGCGCTCGCCTACGACGGCTACGTGATCTACGGCTCAGAAGAGGATGGCGCAGTACCTACCGACCTCGATGAGTGCGGCGGCCACGTTTCTGACACCGAAGAGTTCGGTGAGGTGTACCACTACCACCTCAGCACCGACGCATCCAACCTGCCGCTGTGCCGAGTGGGGGCAACGGCAGAGGTAACACTCTCTAGTCCCGACGGCGACAACGTCGCGTTGCCGAACGGCACCGCTGGTGGCGGAGGCGGCGCACCCGGTGACGGTGGCCCGCCCGACGGCGAAGCTCCTGACCAAGGAAACTAGGTAGTGCACCACAGCACCACAGCACGATCCGCACGGCGCGGTGGGTTCTCGCCTCTGGCGAGGCTCACCGTGCTGGCCGGGCTTATCGTTGCAACGCTAGCCTTCGTCATGCCGACTGCGGCATACGCTCACGACGGTACGAGTGAAGCCCTCATTCTTACCGTCGATCAGGGGCGAGTTGTCGGGACCGGACTCGTCGAATTCGCCGAACTGGGACTCGAAGACACCAGCGGCGACGGCCTGATCGATGCCACCGAACTGAGTGAGCAAGAAGCGACCGTTGCAGGAACGCTCGTCGGTACCGTTCGCGACAACATCACTCTGACGATCAACGGCGAAGCGCTCGAGATTATCGGAGCGGGGCTCTCGTTCCAAGGAGCAACCGCTGATGCCGAGCTCGAAGCATCCGAATATGTGGGCGTAGCTTTCGCCACGGCAGAGTTCGAGGGCGAGCTGGATGAACTGGCCGTGACGTGGACGTTCCCGTCACCCAGCAACGCCATCCTGCTCTCCGATGCCGACGGCGCCGTTCTCGGACACCTCAGCGACGACGGCGCAGTGACCTTCACCCTCGGCGCCTGGGCGACCGCCAGCTCCTTTCTGCTGCAGGGCTTCGAGCACATTCAGTTCGGCCCTGACCACCTCCTCTTTCTTATCGTGCTCGCGCTGGGCGTAGTCGGCGTCAAGAAGGGTCGCGCCGTGTGGTGGCCCGCCATCAAACTCGTGACCGCGTTCACCGTCGGGCACGCGATCAGCCTCTGCCTTGCCTACTTCAGCATTGTGTCGATTCCTGCGGGCATCGTTGAACCGCTCATCGCCCTCTCCATCGTTGCCGCCGCGGTTCTCGCACTCCGACGAAAAGCCGGCGAATACCGCTGGTGGATCGCAGGCGTCGTCGGTTTGGTGCACGGTCTCGGCTTTGCATCCAGCCTCTCCGAACTCGGGCTCGTCACCTCTGACCACGTCATTGCGCTCATCTGCTTCAACCTCGGAATCGACATTGCACAGACCATCGTCGTGCTGCTCGTGCTCGCCGTTGCGGCAGTGCTGACTCGACTGGTGCCCAAACGCTTCGAAATCATTCGGGTCAGCGCGAGCATTGCGATCGGGCTCATCGGACTCTATTGGACCGTCACGCGGGTGTGGCCGTTCTAAGAGGCTGAAGCTAAGGCACTCACGAGCCCTGGTGTCGCCCGCAAGTCTCCCGCACGATCTACCGTGATGACGTCGACATCCCAACGATCAGTAACATCGTCGAGAGCAGCCTGGCCACCCGCCACGATCGTTGTCGCCAGAACATCGGCGGTCACAATGTCATTCGCGACGACACTGACCTGCACGAACTCGGCAGGCTCAGAACTACCGCCGCGCCAAATGTGATCGCCGCGTTGAGCGCTGCCCGAGGTCGCGATCGCGCGCCGCGGATGCCGCAACTCCAGCGAACACAAGAGCTGCGTTGGGGCGGCAGGGTCGGCGATCCCGGCACGCAGAAGCGCGGGCGCGAGTTGCCCGGCCGAAGAGGTGACCGCGGTGGCTGCGCCGGTGGGAGAGACGAGGATGTCGCCACCCACGTTGATGCTCCATTGCGGGCATCCGACCGACGTGAGGTATTCGCCAGCCTGCTCAATCGCTTCGGCCTTGACGATCCCGTTGAGGTCAATTGTGCCGTCGGGACGGTGTGGACTAAACAGCCCCGCCGTCTCGTTGCGCCAGGTGAGCGCTCGAGCGTAACTGGCGAGAAGCTCAGCGCTGGCGCTGGGCAAGACCAGTTGACCGGTCGCGAGCTTGCTGAGTTCTGACTCGGGGCGGTACAGGCTGAAACGCTCGTCGATCAGGGAAAAGATGCGTTCGAGCGCTGCAACTTCTGACGCCCAGTCCTGCGGTAGCTCGATGGACGCGACCGTGCCCATCGTCTGAAACGTGTGGCGCATCAGGCACCCGCCGCATCTAGAGCAGACTGCAGCGACGCCAAGTACGCGTCAGCCGTGTACGTCGCGCCGCTTACATTCGCCACGTCGGCAGTCTGCGATTCGATCACTGCGGCGCGCAGAATGGGGATCGCCTCGTTGCTGATCTGAGCCGACCGGCCCGTCGCGGTTAGCTGCAAGGTCGCAACGTCGGCGATGGTTCCCGCACTAATGGTCACAGCGACCTGCACGTCGCCGTAGCGGGTCGTAACCGTCGCGCCGGAGTAGGTGCCATCGGCCGGACCGGTCGGTTCTGCGTCTTCGGACGGCACCTCGTCGGTTGCCGTCTCGTCGGCCGCAGCATCGTCATCTGTCACGTTGGGGACGGTGTCGTCAGCGGCGTCCGACTCGGACGCGTCGGTTTCGGCGCCGGTGTCCGTAGACAGAACGAGTGAGGTCGCATCACCGGCAATAACGGTGGCGCCTGCCTGGTAGCCAAGAACAAGAACACTCAGTGACGCCAGAATGCTGCCTAAAACTGCTCGGGTTCTCACCAGTCAAACCTTTCTGCGTGAATCTGATGGGGGTGGATTCCGGTGGCGCGAACATCCGCTTCGACGAGGTCGAGCCACGGCGTGGGCCCGCACAGGTACACGTCGGAGTCGGTCAGGTCGGGGAAGGTGGTCGCGAGGGTGACGCCGCGCTCGGCATCCGCTGCAGCCATCCAACTGGGCGTGTGTTGCGGTCGGTGGCCGATCATCGAGTAGCAGATTGCGCCCTGCGCGGCGGCAATCGCTCGGATCTCGTCCCAGTGATAGGTCTCTTCTGGCGTACTAGCTCGCAGCAGAACGGTCGCTTCTCCGGGGGCAAGCGCAGCACTTTCCAGCAAAGCGCGCACGGGGGTCACACCGATTCCCGCGGCAATAATGGTCAGTTTCGGTGACGTGCGTGCCACGGTGGAGAACAACCCATAGGGCCCCTCGATGCTTACTCGCGTGCCCACTGGCAGGGTGGCGAGTTGAGCGCTGCCCTCGCCGAGGGCGCGAACGGTGATGCGCGCGGAAAGGTTGTTGGGCATTGAGGAAAGTGAAATCGGGTGGGAGTGCCACCATGTTCGCCCCGTCCAGAAGCGCCAGATAAAGAACTGTCCGCCGGAGGCGCCCAGGGCTCGAAGCCTGCGTCCAGAAAACTCGATGGTTGTCACGCCCGGGGCGATCTGCGTAACGGATGACACGCGGAGGCGGTGGCGCAGGCTCGAGACAATCGGCTGGGCGAATCGAAAAGTCACGATGCTGCCGAGTGCGACAACGTAGAGCGAGATCCAGTAAGCCCGTTGAAAGCTGCCTTCGGCGAGCACGCCACCGACACTGAGTTGGTGCGGAAGCGCAAAGAGCACAGAGGCGTAGCTGAGGAGGTGGATGAGGTGCCAGGCCTCGTAGCTGAAGTGCTTGCGCACCGCGATCAGTGAGGTCACGACGACAGCGATGAGCAACCCTAGGGCGATGAATGCGAGGGGCATATCGGGCAAGGTCAGCATCGAACCGATTTCGGCAATCGGATTGATGCCCGACGAAAGCCCGTAGCCGGTGAGCAGCAGTGCCGCGTGCGCGAGCAGCAGGTAGAGCGCTGGCTTGCCCAGCGAACGGTGGAGGGCGATGGCGCGATCGTGGCCGATCGTCGCATCGATGAGGGGGATACGGGCGGCGAGCACCAGCATCACCAGAATGAAGTCGGTGCCGATCAGCCCCGCGACGATTCCGATGCTGGTGAGGATCTCGGTGATCGAAGAGAACTGGCTGAGCCCTCCGGATGCCAAGAAGAGCGCAGCGGCAGCGGCTCCGGAAGCCCACAGCGCGATCACGAGCGCATCGGAACGACGGCCGCGACGCGCGAACGCACGCCGGTAGTCGCCGTCGGCGATGGGGGATCGGGCGACGACGCGTCGGGTCGCGGCGTGGGTGGTCATCTGCCTACTGTGCT is a window from the Salinibacterium sp. NK8237 genome containing:
- a CDS encoding YHYH protein produces the protein MKTSIPRVVVPLACLALLLSACAAVDDTTESSTDSTSSTAATEMAGLFADEALTSDAITVDCTLSNGSESTCYQFEVASLSSAVDTEGPFCPETTTDEGGIWVWDGDEPGLYALDEDFWALMESQGFEFADADGDITIVDPAGGTPSSSTTENSCLQATPDDSYHLQVLIPTTPELLDEVTDLSVISQIGLAFDGVTIFGDAPSVLDTGGLPALDACGGHIDPSGYYHWHFGAESIQSILDAAGANVTCAIEQDNEAPVALAYDGYVIYGSEEDGAVPTDLDECGGHVSDTEEFGEVYHYHLSTDASNLPLCRVGATAEVTLSSPDGDNVALPNGTAGGGGGAPGDGGPPDGEAPDQGN
- a CDS encoding HupE/UreJ family protein; this encodes MHHSTTARSARRGGFSPLARLTVLAGLIVATLAFVMPTAAYAHDGTSEALILTVDQGRVVGTGLVEFAELGLEDTSGDGLIDATELSEQEATVAGTLVGTVRDNITLTINGEALEIIGAGLSFQGATADAELEASEYVGVAFATAEFEGELDELAVTWTFPSPSNAILLSDADGAVLGHLSDDGAVTFTLGAWATASSFLLQGFEHIQFGPDHLLFLIVLALGVVGVKKGRAVWWPAIKLVTAFTVGHAISLCLAYFSIVSIPAGIVEPLIALSIVAAAVLALRRKAGEYRWWIAGVVGLVHGLGFASSLSELGLVTSDHVIALICFNLGIDIAQTIVVLLVLAVAAVLTRLVPKRFEIIRVSASIAIGLIGLYWTVTRVWPF
- a CDS encoding FAD:protein FMN transferase — its product is MRHTFQTMGTVASIELPQDWASEVAALERIFSLIDERFSLYRPESELSKLATGQLVLPSASAELLASYARALTWRNETAGLFSPHRPDGTIDLNGIVKAEAIEQAGEYLTSVGCPQWSINVGGDILVSPTGAATAVTSSAGQLAPALLRAGIADPAAPTQLLCSLELRHPRRAIATSGSAQRGDHIWRGGSSEPAEFVQVSVVANDIVTADVLATTIVAGGQAALDDVTDRWDVDVITVDRAGDLRATPGLVSALASAS
- a CDS encoding FMN-binding protein is translated as MRTRAVLGSILASLSVLVLGYQAGATVIAGDATSLVLSTDTGAETDASESDAADDTVPNVTDDDAAADETATDEVPSEDAEPTGPADGTYSGATVTTRYGDVQVAVTISAGTIADVATLQLTATGRSAQISNEAIPILRAAVIESQTADVANVSGATYTADAYLASLQSALDAAGA
- a CDS encoding ferric reductase-like transmembrane domain-containing protein, producing the protein MTTHAATRRVVARSPIADGDYRRAFARRGRRSDALVIALWASGAAAAALFLASGGLSQFSSITEILTSIGIVAGLIGTDFILVMLVLAARIPLIDATIGHDRAIALHRSLGKPALYLLLAHAALLLTGYGLSSGINPIAEIGSMLTLPDMPLAFIALGLLIAVVVTSLIAVRKHFSYEAWHLIHLLSYASVLFALPHQLSVGGVLAEGSFQRAYWISLYVVALGSIVTFRFAQPIVSSLRHRLRVSSVTQIAPGVTTIEFSGRRLRALGASGGQFFIWRFWTGRTWWHSHPISLSSMPNNLSARITVRALGEGSAQLATLPVGTRVSIEGPYGLFSTVARTSPKLTIIAAGIGVTPVRALLESAALAPGEATVLLRASTPEETYHWDEIRAIAAAQGAICYSMIGHRPQHTPSWMAAADAERGVTLATTFPDLTDSDVYLCGPTPWLDLVEADVRATGIHPHQIHAERFDW